The following coding sequences lie in one Candidatus Poribacteria bacterium genomic window:
- the hisB gene encoding imidazoleglycerol-phosphate dehydratase HisB produces the protein MDRTAEINRETAETRIRLRLDLDGTGTSDINTGVGFLDHMLELFAKHGFFDLAVEAKGDLHVDAHHTTEDVGICLGQALQKAVLDKAGMRRFGSFSVPMYESLAKVDLDVCGRPYLHFETPLHYGKVGDFDSELAEEFFHGFVNHSGTTLHINVPYGTNQHHIIEAIFKAVAKALHVATRLDEHITGVLSTKGSL, from the coding sequence ATGGACAGAACAGCAGAAATTAACCGCGAAACAGCAGAAACCCGTATCCGACTCCGCCTCGACCTTGACGGGACTGGAACCTCTGATATCAATACCGGGGTCGGATTCTTAGATCACATGTTAGAACTCTTTGCCAAACACGGTTTCTTTGATTTAGCGGTCGAAGCGAAAGGCGATTTACATGTGGACGCACACCATACCACCGAAGATGTCGGTATCTGTTTAGGACAAGCCCTCCAAAAAGCAGTACTCGACAAAGCAGGGATGCGCCGGTTCGGCAGTTTCAGCGTCCCAATGTATGAATCCCTCGCTAAGGTTGACTTGGATGTCTGCGGACGCCCCTATCTCCACTTTGAAACACCACTTCATTACGGAAAAGTCGGCGATTTTGATAGCGAACTTGCAGAAGAATTTTTTCACGGGTTTGTCAACCATAGCGGAACAACTTTACACATCAACGTCCCTTACGGCACAAATCAACATCATATCATTGAAGCCATCTTTAAGGCAGTGGCGAAAGCATTGCATGTTGCTACACGCCTTGATGAACACATTACCGGTGTCCTATCCACCAAAGGAAGTTTATAG